The following proteins are co-located in the Apium graveolens cultivar Ventura chromosome 5, ASM990537v1, whole genome shotgun sequence genome:
- the LOC141659877 gene encoding uncharacterized protein LOC141659877 translates to MGRKTQEHKSCSAKEGVVAEKVSRQSDPGKINVLDAINYAVATWTTNVKQESIARCFQHCKIRSIDEVSSNLNEHTTPEEYIHELEVMIKDLGYRNKMDVNNFLDYPGENESCSEVQSIEEIANTILENSVEDDLEDDTTPLEPVTRKEALKASKMLNNFLMQHESTTPEFLDAIRKIRDEFHVDLNYMKKQTTIESYFTKM, encoded by the exons ATGGGGAGAAAGACCCAAGAACATAAAAGCTGCTCGGCTAAGGAAGGAGTAGTTGCCGAGAAG GTCAGCAGACAATCTGATCCAGGAAAGATTAATGTTTTGGATGCTATCAATTATGCAGTCGCGACGTGGACGACAAATGTAAAACAAGAGTCAATAGCAAGGTGCTTTCAACATTGCAAAATTCGTTCCATAGATGAAGTTTCGAGCAATTTAAATGAACATACAACTCCGGAAGAATACATTCATGAACTTGAGGTGATGATTAAGGATCTAGGTTATCGTAATAAAATGGATGTTAATAACTTCTTAGATTATCCGggtgaaaatgaatcatgttccGAGGTCCAGAGTATAGAAGAGATTGCAAACACCATCCTTGAAAATAGTGTTGAAGATGATCTTGAAGACGATACAACACCGTTAGAGCCGGTTACACGTAAAGAAGCACTCAAGGCATCAAAAATGCTTAATAACTTTTTGATGCAACATGAAAGCACCACACCCGAGTTTTTGGATGCAATAAGGAAGATTAGGGATGAGTTtcatgttgatttaaattatatgaaaaagcaaactacaattgaatcatattttacaaagatgtaa
- the LOC141723562 gene encoding protein CHAPERONE-LIKE PROTEIN OF POR1, chloroplastic, which produces MNLSGLSGSPSIYVLPKGQGSVLKQVLVFNSLGKPQEVLRLQRKSDWAGFAQKCVGRRTPLLRCAMDASYGNYSDESADIFPRINVRDPYKRLGISKEASEDEIQGARNFLVQRYSGHKPSIDAIESAHDKIIMQQLNDRKNPKINIKKKVREVTQSKVMLAITSRFRTPSTNFIVKTSIAFVILGALTVLFPTEEGPTLQVAVSLIATMYFINDRLKNKLRAFLYGAGTFILSWLVGTFLMVSVIPPIIKGRRSLEVTTSLISYVLLWVSSTYLR; this is translated from the exons ATGAATCTTTCGGGGTTATCCGGGAGCCCTTCCATTTATGTGCTACCAAAAGGTCAAGGATCTGTTTTGAAACAAGTTTTAGTTTTTAACAGTCTCGGGAAACCTCAAGAGGTGCTTCGGTTACAAAG GAAAAGTGATTGGGCTGGTTTCGCACAGAAATGCGTGGGGCGAAGAACTCCTTTGTTAAGGTGTGCCATGGATGCTTCTTATGGAAATTATTCGGATGAATCAGCTG ATATATTTCCAAGAATTAATGTAAGAGATCCATACAAGAGACTTGGGATTAGCAAGGAAGCATCTGAAGACGAAATTCAAGGTGCTAGAAACTTCTTGGTTCAAAGATATAGTGGGCATAAACCAAGCATAGATGCTATCGAGTCGGCCCATGACAAAATAATCATGCAGCAGTTAAACGATAGGAAGAACCCAAAGATTAACATTAAGAAAAAGGTCAGGGAAGTTACTCAATCTAAGGTTATGCTGGCTATCACAAGCAGATTCAGAACTCCATCTACAAATTTCATTGTAAAGACTTCCATTGCTTTCGTGATACTGGGAGCACTTACTGTACTTTTTCCAACGGAAGAAGGACCAACCCTTCAAGTAGCCGTTTCCCTAATAGCTACAATGTACTTCATTAATGATCGATTAAAGAACAAGCTCAGAGCTTTTCTCTATGG GGCTGGAACATTCATTCTCTCATGGCTAGTGGGAACCTTTCTGATGGTGTCTGTGATTCCACCTATTATCAAAGGTCGCAGAAGTCTGGAAGTGACAACATCCTTGATCAGTTATGTGCTTCTCTGGGTTTCTTCTACCTATCTTAGATAG
- the LOC141723566 gene encoding fructose-bisphosphate aldolase 1, chloroplastic-like, with translation MASSATSLLKSSSLVNKSEWLKGQNLRYPSVSVVRCNPGAAAPSALTVRAGAYDDELIKTAKTVASPGRGILAMDESNATCGKRLASVGLENTEANRQAYRTLLLTPPGLGNYISGAILFEETLYQSTVEGKKIVDVLIDQGIVPGIKVDKGLVPLAGSNEESWCQGLDGLASRSAAYYQQGARFAKWRTVVSLTNGPSELAVKEAAWGLARYAAISQDNGLVPIVEPEIVLDGEHGIDRAFEIGQKVWAEVFFYLAQNNVLFEGILLKPSMVTPGSGCTEKATPEKVADYTLKLLNRTVPPAVPGIMFMSGGLSDSEATLNLNAMNQSPNPWHVSFSYARALQNNFLKTWGGRPENIKAAHDALLLRASANSAAQLGKYTAEGASQEAKKGVVAEKV, from the exons ATGGCATCATCCGCAACTTCTCTACTCAAGTCATCCTCACTTGTTAACAAGTCTGAATGGCTTAAAGGCCAGAATCTTCGATACCCTTCTGTTTCGGTTGTCAGGTGCAACCCTGGTGCTGCTGCTCCTTCTGCACTCACCGTCCGTGCTGGCGCTTATGATGATGAGCTCATCAAAACCGCG AAAACTGTGGCATCTCCGGGCAGAGGAATCTTGGCCATGGATGAGTCAAATGCTACTTGTGGCAAGCGTTTGGCTTCAGTTGGCCTAGAGAACACTGAAGCTAACCGTCAGGCTTACCGGACACTGCTTCTCACTCCCCCTGGTCTTGGGAACTACATCTCTGGAGCTATCCTCTTTGAGGAGACACTTTACCAATCAACAgttgaaggaaagaagatagtTGATGTTCTTATTGATCAGGGAATTGTTCCCGGGATCAAAGTTGACAAG GGTTTAGTACCACTTGCTGGCTCGAATGAAGAGTCGTGGTGTCAAGGTCTTGATGGCCTTGCTTCTCGCTCGGCAGCTTACTACCAACAGGGTGCCCGTTTTGCCAAATG GCGCACTGTAGTTAGCCTGACCAATGGTCCTTCTGAACTTGCTGTGAAAGAAGCAGCATGGGGTCTTGCTCGCTATGCGGCCATTTCTCAG GACAACGGGTTGGTCCCTATTGTGGAACCTGAAATCGTGCTTGATGGCGAGCATGGAATTGACAGGGCTTTTGAAATTGGGCAGAAGGTGTGGGCTGAGGTCTTTTTCTACCTTGCCCAGAACAATGTTTTGTTCGAAGGTATTCTCCTCAAGCCAAGCATGGTTACTCCCGGATCAGGGTGCACGGAAAAGGCTACCCCCGAGAAGGTCGCTGATTACACCCTCAAGCTTCTCAACCGAACAGTTCCCCCTGCTGTCCCTGGAATCATG TTTATGTCTGGCGGACTATCCGACTCGGAGGCTACCTTGAACTTAAACGCAATGAACCAATCTCCCAACCCTTGGCACGTTTCATTCTCTTACGCAAGAGCTCTTCAGAACAATTTCTTAAAGACATGGGGAGGAAGACCCGAGAACATAAAAGCTGCTCATGATGCTTTGCTTCTTCGTGCAAGTGCAAACTCTGCTGCTCAGCTAGGGAAGTACACTGCAGAGGGAGCATCCCAGGAGGCCAAGAAAGGAGTGGTTGCCGAGAAGGTATAG